One genomic segment of Theobroma cacao cultivar B97-61/B2 chromosome 6, Criollo_cocoa_genome_V2, whole genome shotgun sequence includes these proteins:
- the LOC18595442 gene encoding putative receptor-like protein kinase At1g80870: protein MPSRPLPPGPNLPRPSFISKTRVIFLILTISSSVVILFTIIYFLYHLWNSLSNRARTIPFDSSAPLKLQRFCYKELKNATNDFDDANIIGKGGSGTVFRGIVRDGKLFAIKRLDTVSLQTEREFQNELQILGGLRSPFLVTLLGYCVEKNKRLLVYEYMPNKSLQESLFGDGHLSLNWQRRFDVIVDVAKALEFLHFGCDPPVIHGDIKPSNVLLDSDFRAKISDFGLSRIKVEGEFGVDFFSQDLGRSQELWKSQELSGNLGGTTGEQTPAIGTPVDSNNNEVDFALALQASSSSKNSKKCYNVKALNLNSFNYNANIASESDCKVGNNGKGKEVTGVDIAGDDWNTKCVPYDDEFGSIDHSKELNSSASLGVDEAANTKQWGKDWWWRQDGSGELCSKDYVMEWIGSQICPSNPDWDDEKKATPEKIELDNSTQLEKLDDVNEPQVQGLGFEALDKGFEKKEPKGRKNRKKKHRKMQEWWKDEHLGEISKKDSKLKQLKTKWKKGFKMPYFDLGRRFYFHRRKKFGEPNQDDCDANGEFSFRRGWRRKNNNSVGSDMWSGDLFSRELSSTTSMRGTLCYVAPEYNGCGYLMEKADIYSLGVLILVIVSGRRPLHVLASPMRLEKANLISWCRQLAQSGNVLELVDERLKDDYNKEQASLCINLALSCLQKMPELRPDIGEIVRILKGEMDLPPIPFEFSPSPPSKLYSRSRRKQKANAE, encoded by the coding sequence ATGCCTTCAAGGCCTTTACCTCCAGGTCCAAACCTACCAAGACCAAGTTTCATCAGCAAAACAAGAGTCATATTCCTGATCCTAACCATCTCATCTTCAGTGGTTATTCTCTTTACAATAATTTACTTTCTTTACCATCTTTGGAACTCTCTTTCAAACCGAGCTAGAACCATCCCTTTTGACTCTAGTGCTCCTCTTAAGCTCCAAAGGTTTTGTTACAAAGAGTTAAAGAATGCTACCAATGATTTTGATGATGCCAATATTATAGGAAAAGGTGGTTCAGGTACTGTCTTCCGTGGCATTGTCAGAGATGGTAAACTGTTTGCCATCAAAAGGCTTGATACTGTTTCTTTGCAAACTGAGAGAGAGTTTCAAAATGAGTTGCAGATTCTTGGTGGGTTAAGATCACCATTTTTGGTTACCCTTTTGGGGTattgtgttgaaaaaaataagcGTTTGCTTGTTTACGAGTATATGCCAAATAAAAGCTTGCAAGAATCACTTTTTGGAGATGGTCATTTAAGCTTGAATTGGCAAAGAAGGTTTGATGTTATCGTTGATGTTGCTAAAgctcttgaatttcttcacTTTGGTTGTGATCCGCCAGTGATTCATGGAGATATTAAGCCTAGTAATGTGTTGCTTGATTCTGATTTTAGAGCAAAGATTTCAGATTTTGGATTGTCCAGAATTAAAGTGGAGGGTGAGTTCGGAGTGGATTTCTTTAGTCAAGATTTGGGAAGGAGTCAAGAGCTATGGAAGAGCCAAGAGTTATCTGGGAATTTGGGAGGAACTACTGGTGAACAGACTCCAGCAATTGGGACTCCTGTGGACAGTAACAACAATGAGGTAGACTTTGCACTTGCCTTGcaagcttcttcttcttcaaaaaatagtaaaaaatgtTATAATGTTAAGGCTCtgaatttaaattctttcAATTACAATGCTAACATAGCTAGTGAGAGTGATTGTAAAGTTGGGAACAATGGAAAAGGGAAGGAGGTTACTGGTGTGGATATTGCTGGTGATGATTGGAACACTAAGTGTGTGCCTTATGATGATGAGTTTGGTAGCATTGATCATAGTAAAGAGTTGAATTCTAGCGCTAGTTTGGGTGTTGATGAGGCAGCAAATACAAAACAATGGGGGAAGGATTGGTGGTGGAGGCAGGACGGgagtggtgaattgtgtagtAAAGATTATGTTATGGAGTGGATAGGGAGTCAGATATGTCCTTCAAATCCTGATTGGGATGATGAGAAAAAGGCCACTCCTGAAAAAATTGAGTTGGACAATTCAACTCAGTTGGAGAAGTTGGACGATGTTAATGAACCCCAGGTACAAGGACTTGGCTTTGAAGCTTTGGATAAGGGTTTTGAGAAGAAAGAAccaaaaggaaggaaaaatcgGAAAAAGAAACATAGGAAGATGCAAGAATGGTGGAAAGACGAGCATTTAGGTGAGATAAGCAAGAAGGATAGTAAGCTGAAGCAGCTTAAGACAAAGTGGAAGAAAGGATTTAAAATGCCATATTTTGATCTGGGAAGGCGGTTTTATTTTCACCGGAGAAAGAAGTTTGGGGAACCAAATCAAGATGACTGTGATGCAAATGGAGAGTTCAGTTTTAGAAGGGGATGGAGGAGAAAGAACAACAATTCTGTTGGAAGTGACATGTGGAGCGGGGATCTTTTTAGTCGTGAGCTAAGCAGCACAACAAGCATGAGGGGGACTTTGTGTTATGTTGCGCCAGAGTATAATGGCTGTGGCTACTTGATGGAGAAGGCTGACATTTACAGTTTAGGAGTTTTGATCCTTGTGATTGTGTCTGGTAGAAGGCCATTGCACGTTCTTGCTTCACCTATGAGGCTTGAAAAAGCAAACTTAATAAGCTGGTGTAGGCAATTAGCTCAATCTGGAAATGTGTTAGAACTGGTAGATGAGAGATTGAAAGATGATTACAATAAGGAGCAGGCAAGCTTGTGCATAAATTTGGCACTTAGTTGCCTGCAGAAAATGCCTGAGTTGCGGCCAGATATTGGGGAGATTGTAAGGATCCTGAAAGGGGAGATGGATCTCCCACCAATCCCATTTGAGTTTTCTCCATCTCCACCTTCTAAATTATACAGCAGATCAAGGAGAAAGCAGAAGGCAAATGCAGAGTAG